A genomic region of Deinococcus sp. KSM4-11 contains the following coding sequences:
- a CDS encoding TetR/AcrR family transcriptional regulator, with product MTDPLKSRREQILDSASVLFSERGYHATSMRDLAGELGMQGGSLYAHISGKEELLVEIVNRASRQFDEALFPLRDVTLPPEEKLREAMRRHVQVVADNMESATVFFHEWKHLSPAAYGRVTGWRDSIDAFYRELIAQGVQAGAFRPDLDPKMTAYLVLSAVNWAYTWYRPDGRMSPREVADTFADMLLRGLRTNA from the coding sequence ATGACTGACCCCCTCAAATCCCGCCGTGAACAGATCCTCGACTCGGCTAGCGTGCTGTTCAGTGAACGCGGCTACCACGCCACGTCCATGCGGGACCTGGCGGGCGAACTGGGCATGCAAGGCGGCAGTCTGTACGCGCACATCAGCGGCAAGGAGGAACTGCTGGTCGAGATCGTGAACCGCGCCTCCCGCCAGTTCGACGAGGCCCTGTTCCCGCTGCGTGACGTGACCCTGCCGCCCGAGGAGAAACTGCGCGAGGCCATGCGCCGGCACGTGCAGGTCGTGGCCGACAACATGGAGAGCGCCACGGTGTTCTTCCACGAGTGGAAACACCTGTCACCCGCCGCGTACGGCCGCGTGACCGGCTGGCGCGATTCCATCGACGCCTTCTACCGTGAACTGATCGCGCAGGGCGTGCAGGCCGGGGCGTTCCGCCCGGATCTCGACCCGAAGATGACCGCCTACCTGGTGCTGTCGGCCGTGAACTGGGCGTACACGTGGTACCGGCCGGATGGCCGCATGAGCCCGCGTGAGGTGGCCGACACCTTCGCTGACATGCTGCTGCGCGGCCTGAGGACGAACGCATGA
- a CDS encoding SRPBCC family protein — MTNNQTGMDQTRMMTGAAGGALVLMGLRKRGVLGLGLAAVGGYLAYRAATGNDPVMAAAGLGGSATASKPIFVEHSVVIERSPQQVYDYWRKLENLPRIMSHLESVTELDPKRSRWVAKAPLGTHVEWEAEIVNDKPGQRIGWHSLPGATVDNAGSVQFEELPGGHTRVHVALSYRPPAGPLGAAVAKLFGEEPSQQIAEDLQKFKAAFEGTNPQA, encoded by the coding sequence ATGACCAACAACCAGACAGGAATGGATCAGACACGCATGATGACGGGAGCCGCCGGCGGCGCCCTCGTCCTGATGGGCCTGCGCAAACGCGGTGTCCTGGGCCTGGGCCTCGCGGCCGTGGGCGGGTACCTCGCCTACCGCGCCGCGACCGGCAATGACCCAGTGATGGCCGCCGCCGGCCTGGGTGGCAGCGCCACAGCGTCCAAGCCGATCTTCGTGGAGCACAGCGTCGTCATCGAGCGCAGCCCGCAGCAGGTCTATGATTACTGGCGCAAGCTGGAGAACCTGCCGCGCATCATGAGCCACCTGGAAAGCGTCACGGAACTCGATCCCAAGCGCAGCCGCTGGGTCGCCAAGGCGCCGCTCGGCACGCATGTGGAATGGGAAGCGGAGATCGTGAACGACAAGCCCGGCCAGCGCATCGGCTGGCATTCCCTGCCCGGCGCCACAGTGGACAACGCAGGCAGCGTGCAGTTCGAAGAACTCCCGGGCGGACACACCCGCGTGCACGTGGCGCTGTCGTACCGGCCGCCCGCCGGCCCGCTCGGTGCGGCGGTGGCCAAGCTGTTCGGTGAGGAACCCAGCCAGCAGATCGCCGAGGATCTTCAGAAGTTCAAGGCGGCGTTTGAGGGCACCAATCCGCAGGCGTAA
- a CDS encoding DMT family transporter yields MSSSSSVTAAAAGRLDPLSLAAILVTIAFWASAFAGIRAGLAAFTPGHLTLYRFLVAAVALTIYALVARIPLPPFALAWRIALLSFSGITLYHVCLNYGEISVPAGTASLIIAAGPVITALLATRFAGERLNTLGWLGTLVSLGGVTLIVVGSGQGLSFTRGALLILAAALFTSLYFVFQKPILKQMNPLHFTVWSLILGTVPMLVFLPGFAGQLRAAPLGAHLAVIYIGLFPAALAYLTWTFALSRVGPSTTTSFLYISPVFAILIAWLWLGEVPHVAALIGGAIAIVGVIVVNTVGRPRPAVSA; encoded by the coding sequence GTGAGTTCGTCGTCCTCCGTTACTGCTGCCGCCGCCGGACGGCTCGATCCGCTGTCACTCGCGGCGATCCTCGTGACCATCGCATTCTGGGCCTCCGCCTTCGCGGGCATCCGCGCGGGCCTGGCGGCCTTCACGCCGGGTCACCTGACGCTGTACCGCTTCCTGGTGGCCGCCGTGGCACTGACGATCTACGCGCTGGTGGCGCGTATTCCGCTGCCGCCCTTCGCCCTGGCCTGGCGGATCGCGCTGCTGAGTTTTTCCGGCATCACGTTGTACCACGTCTGCCTGAATTACGGCGAAATCAGCGTCCCGGCGGGCACCGCCAGCCTGATCATCGCGGCCGGGCCGGTCATCACGGCGCTGCTGGCCACCCGCTTCGCGGGCGAACGCCTAAACACCCTGGGCTGGCTGGGCACGCTGGTCAGCCTGGGCGGCGTGACGCTGATCGTGGTCGGCAGCGGCCAGGGCCTGAGTTTCACGCGTGGAGCGCTGCTGATCCTGGCGGCAGCCCTGTTCACGTCGCTGTACTTCGTGTTCCAGAAACCCATCCTGAAGCAGATGAACCCGCTGCACTTCACGGTGTGGTCCCTGATCCTGGGCACCGTGCCTATGCTGGTGTTCCTGCCCGGATTCGCCGGGCAACTGCGGGCCGCGCCTCTGGGCGCGCACCTCGCCGTGATCTACATCGGGCTGTTCCCCGCGGCGCTCGCCTACCTCACGTGGACCTTCGCGCTGTCGCGCGTGGGGCCGAGCACGACCACGTCGTTCCTGTACATCTCGCCGGTCTTCGCCATCCTGATCGCGTGGCTGTGGCTGGGCGAGGTGCCCCACGTGGCCGCCCTGATCGGCGGTGCCATCGCCATCGTGGGCGTGATCGTGGTGAACACGGTGGGCCGCCCCCGCCCGGCGGTGAGCGCATGA